A stretch of Apium graveolens cultivar Ventura unplaced genomic scaffold, ASM990537v1 ctg7820, whole genome shotgun sequence DNA encodes these proteins:
- the LOC141704423 gene encoding monolignol oxidoreductase AtBBE-like 13 translates to MKLPTSFLPFLVLLSTYYISSSATKTNDFLKCLAKSSDSNSISKLVYTPANSTFNDALLYSINNLRFTKPTTPKPLVIVTPKTESHIQNVIYCCKKTSLEMRIRSGGHSFEGLSYVSSVPFMVLDLRNINKVTADVSTATAWVDSGVTNGELYYHINKATSVYGFPSGLWSNVGVGGIISGGGYGMLRRKYGLAADQVIDARLICADGKILTRKTMGENLFWAIRGGGGGSFGVVVSWRVNLVPVPPIVSIFKIFRTLEQNMTNIFFKWQSVAPLLPKELDIRCTGIVNTSKTSPRPDKKTVQMSFESLYLGRAKDVLAILKKQFPELGLVKEDVYEVSYIKAMVFFSEFPSEAPPEILLDKTLLPRPAFKGRSDFFKKPMSVKGLQGLWDYMFQLPAGQAYLQYTPYGGRMNEISATALPFPYRAGYLYMFNFFAMTHEDEANRMEWVRKLDTYLTPYVSSNPRSAYVNYVNLWMGQNNPTGSTSYLQASKWGKRYFGANFDKLVLVKSIADPFNFFRHEQSIPVFSLWSDM, encoded by the exons ATGAAGCTCCCAACTTCATTTTTACCTTTTCTTGTTCTGTTGTCAACTTATTATATTTCTTCTTCAGCAACCAAAacaaatgattttctaaaatgcCTAGCCAAGTCTTCTGACTCTAACTCAATCTCCAAACTTGTTTACACCCCTGCTAACTCTACTTTCAATGATGCATTACTCTACTCTATTAACAACCTTCGTTTCACCAAGCCCACCACTCCCAAACCTCTAGTTATTGTCACCCCGAAAACCGAATCTCATATCCAAAATGTTATTTACTGCTGCAAGAAAACAAGTCTCGAAATGAGAATCAGAAGCGGTGGCCACAGTTTCGAAGGCCTTTCGTATGTTTCATCAGTCCCGTTTATGGTACTGGACTTGCGCAACATTAATAAGGTCACTGCTGATGTGTCAACCGCAACTGCATGGGTTGATAGTGGTGTAACAAATGGTGAACTTTACTATCATATCAATAAGGCCACGTCAGTTTATGGATTCCCATCGGGACTATGGTCTAATGTCGGTGTTGGTGGGATTATAAGTGGAGGTGGATACGGTATGTTGAGAAGGAAATATGGATTGGCTGCAGATCAAGTTATCGATGCTCGTTTAATTTGCGCTGATGGTAAAATCCTTACCAGGAAAACCATGGGTGAAAATTTGTTCTGGGCAATCAGAGGAGGTGGTGGTGGAAGCTTCGGAGTTGTTGTGTCATGGAGAGTTAATCTTGTACCTGTTCCTCCAATTGTCTCGATTTTCAAGATATTCAGAACTCTGGAACAAAACATGACCAATATTTTCTTCAAGTGGCAGTCTGTTGCACCTCTGCTACCTAAGGAACTTGATATCAG GTGCACTGGAATAGTTAACACAAGTAAAACCAGCCCGCGACCTGATAAAAAGACAGTGCAAATGAGCTTTGAATCATTGTACCTAGGACGAGCCAAGGATGTTCTTGCAATACTAAAAAAGCAGTTTCCAGAGTTGGGATTGGTTAAAGAGGATGTGTATGAAGTTAGCTATATTAAAGCTATGGTATTTTTCTCGGAGTTCCCATCCGAAGCCCCGCCAGAGATTTTACTAGATAAGACTCTTTTACCTCGTCCAGCTTTCAAGGGAAGATCAGATTTCTTCAAGAAACCGATGTCTGTAAAAGGATTACAAGGCCTGTGGGATTACATGTTCCAACTTCCTGCTGGCCAAGCATACCTACAATACACTCCCTATGGAGGTAGAATGAATGAAATCTCCGCGACTGCTCTGCCATTTCCGTATAGAGCTGGCTACTTGTACATGTTTAATTTCTTTGCGATGACTCACGAGGACGAAGCTAATCGTATGGAATGGGTTAGAAAATTGGATACATATCTTACTCCTTATGTTAGTAGCAACCCTCGGAGTGCATATGTGAACTATGTGAATCTTTGGATGGGTCAGAATAATCCAACAGGAAGTACAAGTTATCTCCAGGCTAGTAAATGGGGAAAGCGTTACTTTGGTGCTAATTTTGATAAGTTGGTTCTGGTGAAGTCAATAGCTGATCCTTTCAACTTCTTTAGACATGAGCAGAGTATTCCTGTTTTTTCACTTTGGTCCGATATGTAG